In Cicer arietinum cultivar CDC Frontier isolate Library 1 chromosome 7, Cicar.CDCFrontier_v2.0, whole genome shotgun sequence, the genomic window CAATCTATTGAAGAGGTCAATTCCTTCAACATATGACCACTTAATTAAGAAGATCTATTTAAAGACTAACATTTTATCACATATTAAATAGTCTAATTtcttgcaaaaataaaattataattagaggCTTTTATACATTTttccctttaaaaaaaataattactagttattttcttttatataaattaaaagtttaaatatgttgAGTATAATTTAACCTATTTTACATAAACTCACGTAATAAATGAATTGAGTATATTTTGCGTTGATCTATGCATAGTTAAACAGTTGATCCACAAaccatataaaattaaataaaaatttggtatttgaaaaaaacataaaaaatatattattattgataattttatgttataACTTGTAAGTTGTGTACATTTCAAGTAAGAAAAAAAACCACAAATGATACTTAATCAGAATTTCAACAacccaaacaaatattaagataatgaccaaaaatataatatattttttaaattaatattgttaattacACAGATTATAAACCAAATTGTAAATGCACAAATTTAAGCTACGTAATCGATAATCTAAATAGTCTAATTCATGCGGATAAaacataaatgaataaaaaaaaaacagtattTAACCTATTTGAACCATACATTATATTAAATGGGTTGGGTTAGGatcccatatatatatatatatatatttcatccCACATTGTTGAGTAAAAAAACATATGACATTAACATAGATGAATttcaatatgatataaattttcgATGTAACATGAGCTTTGTAAAATGTATGTAACCAATAAAAAGTTCTTGAAAATATGATTGATTCCTATTGGTTATTGGTTAGTTACACAATTAAAATGTTACATGTTTATAATTTGATATCTTCTCTAATAATACGCCTTATAATCAACTTTATATAAACTCAACTTAAATTCTCAAAGTTCCTCTTAATCTATTCTATTTCTCAAATCGCCTCACACTAAACTCAACTGATTTCACCTAGACACCAATGTCACCCTCATTTgattttattagaaatattagAATAATATACACTTTTTATAGTTCGGCTTCTATTCGACTTTTTTCTGCTTAATGGGCCAAAGTATTTCGTTAACGGGTTTCAGTATTGAAGTTGGATCAGCATAAAATTTTGGACAAGTTTAAAAGAAGCAATGTTTCTTTCATTATTTCAGGGTACTGCTTTTTGCACCACCCAATTTTGCATAGCACACCATCatgtttataaaattgtttcaaatatCTGTCTGATTACAAAAGCCCAACCACCTACCATGTTTGAAACAAAATTTCGAGGaaattaattcttaaaaattaaatttaaaaaatagtcaaaataatattaatttaaattataggAACATTTTAGAAAAAGAACATCCGAAAATTAAACTCTAAGATTATGAACTTATggagtttagatttttttaaagatgtaAGAGAAATATGATCTTTAGTATtgattattcaaaataattataaaattaattattcaaaataattataaaattaattttagatgaaTAGTTTGATAAATCATAAGCAATTCAGTATCAAATCATTAAATTTATGTTTGGTTGAAAAACAATAATTGTATACTTCCGTTGATAATCCATAATAAATTTATGGAGTTTAGATTTCTTTAAAGAGAAATGTAAGAGAAGTATGATCTTTCGTGTTGATTGCTCAAAAtgattattaaattttagaaattgaatGGTTTGAAAGATCATAAGCAATTGGGTATCATaccactaattttttttcttcacgttttaatgcaaaaataaaaagtaaaaaagaacTTCAAAAATTAGAACCTCTAATTTGGCATAGTGGATAAACACATGGTGGACCCACCATTAATACAAACAGAAATTAACTTGagtccaaatttttaaaaaatgacaatgtATGAGGAAACTaactttattataaaattcCTTAAGAAATAAGTGTCCGTGAAATCTAAGAATATTGCCGCAAGAAGATTTACTTTCTCATATAAGTTATGAAACCATCCTCATTCATCTTAACCATGCTATGAGGTGATTTTTGACAAATTGAAACAACTTTGACCTCCATATTTTCTCTTGAAGGCTTCAGCCATTGAATCTCCTTCTCAATCTCATTGACTTGGTTAGTCACTAAATTCCAAATTTTATCACTCATATTAATCTTTCAAGAAAatgcaaaatatttatatctctCCAAAGGGACTAAGTTGCCACTATGAAGAAGGTTTTCTTAGCTCCAATGAGTGTTTTCAACatctttaaaatttaagttccAATCTAGCCCTACTCTATAATAATTATCAATACAACATAGTGATAAGACTTGATGGAGAACTATTGAACATAGGCAACACATGTATGAAAGACTCTATAGTTAATTGACCTATCGAATAGTGAGAATTAATATCtcattcaattttctttttcacaATACATCTCTTGTGATTATTAATCTCACATTAGTACATATCATTAAAAGACAAATAGCAATACAAATATATAGTAGGATGATAAAATTTGAAAGATAGTAAAAAATATAGTCACGTCTGTTAATTTATTTGCGAACAACttgagttatttatttttttaagaaattctactaaagttaaaaaaaaaatgataaaagaaTCGAGTTTAATTGTCACAAATgttcttataaaatattatgaaatattatGATTATTGTTTAAAGGAGTAGTTTTTTTATATGCAAATTTAAAACATGATtgtatcaataaaatttaactttaaaatgTTATTCTCTCTTATAAtgtaatacaattttaatattgatcGTGCCTTTTTggtcaaaataattttcacacaACTTTAGTCGAGGATAGATCAAGTCTTGTTCTTAGAGAAATAAAACACTCAATAAAGTTTATCAACACATGTGTAAAAAGTCTACcaaaatattcaatataaaaagtaaaagtgAATGATAAAAGAATAACTCTCTCTTAGAAGGGGGCTAACTCCTAAAGAGTAAATAACGATTTTTTTTGCATATGTTTAAATTAGTGTTGTTTTATTAAcagttgttttttatttgagaTTCTATATTTGTATAGTTTTGTAATTACatttcttattttgttttgtccCTTACAAGCATATTCACCTTTTTGTACttcatttatcaaaataaacaCAATgcaagtaaaaatattattacgtGAAATGTTTCTATACAAGGGCAggtttaatttctatttttaaaaggtttctaattattttttaaaaaactttaaatcTGTTTTATAAAAACTGATCctattataagaaaataaaaaacaactttTAGTTGTTTctgaaaaagtattttataaaactaattcataattgaaaaaatatctcTATATCAAACATATACCCTTGCAATTTTGAATCCTATTAATGTAGGAGTACCCCATCTCATCTAAAAAATTGGTGTCGACTATTACTAGTGAGACAATTTGTCGGTTATGTTGGATAACTTTGTAATCACCATGTAATGTAAATGTGGTAcactatatttttcttaaaacaaaaacaaaagtggTACACCATCACAGAAATACAATAAGAATTTGTTTTCTTGTCCACCATGAATCTTAGAGGTgtaaatgaatttaaatttaaataaactgaaaaaactttttttttaaatctaattaCTTTAAAGAATGATGAATAATTTACTCATCAACTCATAAAATTTagtcatataaataaatttataaacaatatttacaatttaatatttctttaccatcaatattttatttgactaatttttattagttgatGACTTACAAATTTTTCAAAGATAacttgaaaaaattgaaaagaaaaagataactCCAAAATAAGCTACTTAgaccaataataataataataagacaTAAAAGATTCCTCGAAATGGGTGGCATTTAATAGATAGAGAGGTGAGGTGAGGGGCAGGCCGTAGAGAGAGGATTAATTTGTTAACTCCTTCCGTACCCTCCGCCACCGCTAACCacttatcttttaaaaaaacaaattaaaatcattGACAAATTAATACTAGTAGTGATGCCACGTCTTTCAACGTGGCGGAAGATTATTATAGTATCATTGTATGAATATCGATCAATCATAATGTTAACATTATTTAGTTAATGTTGCTGAGGGTTAATGTTAATGTTTAATGTTAATGTTGACTTGGGTAATGTAACCTTGCTTGTTTGTTCTTTCCTTTGAAGTTGAAGAGAAGAGAAATATAGACATATACCTAGCTAGCTACTTTCTCTCCTATCTCCTATCTTCTCTCACTCTCACTCCTTTCTAACTCTCCCTCCTATTTCAATGGATTTTCTCATCCACTCTCAACAACTTCACCCATTTACTTCCCAAACCTCTCCCTCCAGGTACTCTCTCTCTTTACCATTTTGCATAttactttttctttatttattctaCTTCTTTGCAATTTAACGCTGCTTATCTTTGTCGTCTTCGTCTTAATTCACTTTCTATAATTGTAAAACACccatatctattataatttgtatttttcttgtttcatttattattaaactTTATGAGGTATGACAAGGGTGAATCtctcttcattttttcttttgtttgattATAGACTAGTAGGGTCGATTCTAATTATTCCTATTCAGATTCTCTTTGTTCCGCtttctaaaatatttcctttgctttcaaattttcaattctGTTTCTTTATGATTTAGTATTTATAACTCCAATTTTGGAATCCAACATCAGGCATTTAAATTGCTATACATTCTTTATTTGTCCCAAATATATAAGCaaaaatgagtatttttcatCTATTTGGTTCAAATTTTGCTGAACCTCCCCTAGCAAACTATTGTGATTTGTAGAACTTCTTAGCAAACTTAGGTCGTGATGATTCTCGCCTGAAAAGTTTTAGATCATGCACCACCCTTCTAATTTGGTCCCCCTTTTATGTGAAGATGCTTATGCTACTTGCTTTTCTAGGATGATTGATTATTAGCTAGTACTTAGTGTTTTTATTCCCTATCTTTACAAAAAAGAATAACCTGTCTTGTAATTTAAGGATTTGTTAGAATATTCTTCCGATTTAAGAAGAAGCTATGCTTGAATTGAAATGGTATTTTGTTCAATTTGAAATGTAACAATTTGGTAAAAACATAGGTGTTTTGGACACATACATATGCaaagcaaaacaatgcatgaGTACAAGATTctcaagtttaaaaaaaaaaaaaaaaattgtgagaaacAATAAGGAAAAATGGATTTGTACAAAACTAAATTCATCTTCTTTTGCAGTTAGCATGAAGATGAAACTTTTTATCTTGTTGGTTGCacatatttatgtatttttctgGTTAATTTATTGTGTGTTCTTAAGGCAATTGGATTTCATAGTAAACTTTATATTCTGCATAATATTTGCTAGAAGTTAGATTAATTTTAAGCATTAAATAGATTCAGCATTGTTGCTTTGTTAAGATAATAACTATCTTGTCAAATACTCCATTGGTGAACTATGTTTTCTAAATGTCAAacgtttttttttaaagcaaaaataaaaatagagtgcAAAAACATCACATAATTTAGTCTTACATTCCAACTATATTTGCAACCCAAGCCGACCACCTATCATTTGCAGcactctaaaatattattaatattaaaaaagaaatacaataaGCTTGGGGGACTATACCAAAACCGAAGAAAATAATCATAAGGGATACAAACTAGTGTATCATTAAAAACTTTATTGGGAAACTAGAAGGATAAAAGCatggtgaaaaaaaaaaagtgcagTAAATATctacataaattagaaaaatcTATATTCCGGAAGATCAATCTTGTTTCTATTGAAAACATCAGAAATATTAGAAGAAAAAGTATTCTACCAATGACTGTTAACAATGTGAAGCCCCAAGTTCGCAATCATGTCTGCACATTGATTAACTTCTCTGAAAAAATATGAGAGATAGTAAATCTTATCCCTATAACCATCTCAAGACAATTAAACCATCTATTTCTAATAGACCAAAGAACAAGATTATGATTCCTAAAAGTCAAGTTTGTGATTTGAGAATCAGATTCAATGCATAGCAAGCGCTATCCATTCTTGTAGGTTGTTTCAATAGCAACCATAACCCCTGTTAAAACACTAGTTTGTATCTATGATaagttgtatattttttattgctaAAGTTTACACTATCTTTATTAAGTATACAAAAAAGTCCATGAATTATCGGCTTAGGGGGTATAAAAGTTTGACCTTGTAATTTCAAATGATATAGTTTGAATCTCCTCGAGGACTATTGTGGAATGGTCATTAATGTTactttaattaatgataatttcccatcctctatttttttaaaataactatccTGAAATACCCTTTGTTCAAATTTTCTCACTGTCTATTGAGTTTGTTGAGTGTGAGACTACTTAACAACCATAAGAATACTTGTCTGCTTGGAAATTTTGGTATCTCCTTCAAACAATTGAAGTTACTTCCAAAAAACACTTTCATTTACATGGAGTATCATAATATAGCTTTGAGATATTTTTGCATATATTAGGTTCATGCTAGAAGAGATCACTTTCCTTGATACAGTTTAGTAAATGTTCCATCTTTTTACAGGGAAGTGACTTATACATGATTTTCTCGTACCTAAACTTTTAGTATTCATTTGTCTCTTGGGAAAAAAATGCATAGAATGtgtttttaattgttatattgtttgtttctGATCCCTTATGCTGAAATTGTTGCAGGTGACCATGATCTTTCTGATCTTTAAATTGGGGAAATCAATTAGAATTCTTAAACATTTTCCCTTCAATGACTCTCCGACCCCGCCTCACTTCTAGACGAAAATTTCCCAAGTTCTTTTGTATCTTACTTCTGTTACTGGTGCCAATTTTTGTAATTGGAATTTTCATCCACCGCCAAAAGGTTTCCTATTTCTTCCGACCGCTTTGGGACAACCCTCCTGCCCCCTTCACAAGTATACCTCACTATTACGCCGAAAATGTCTCTATGGACCACCTTTGCCACCTTCACGGCTGGTCCCTTCGCTCGCAGCCTCGTAAAATTTTTGATGCAATTATCTTCAGCAATGAGTTAGACTTGCTAGATATTAGATGGCATGAACTTTATCCATACGTGTCAAAGTTTGTGATCCTCGAGTCGAACACCACTTTCACAGGCATTCCAAAACCTCTTTTCTTTGCCATAAACCAAGAAAGATTTGCATTTGCCAAACAAAAAGTTGTCCACGACTTGTATCCCGGTAGAGTTGCAGTCCAGGGATCATATGAGGACCCGTTTGTGCTCGAGTCAAAACAACGTGGGGCTATGAATACATTGCTACGCCGTGCAGGGATTTCAAACGGTGATATTCTTCTGATGTCAGATACAGATGAAATTCCAAGTCCTCATACTTTGAAACTGCTTCAGTGGTGCGATGGGATTCCTCCTATAATGCATCTTGAACTAAGAAACTACATGTACTCATTCGAGTTTCCCGTGGACTACAGCAGCTGGCGAGCCACTGCCCACGTCTATGATCCCCGGACACTTTACAGGCACTCACGCCTGACCGATCTAATTTTCTCAGACGCCGGATGGCATTGCAGCTTTTGCTTTCGGTATATTTCGGAGTTTGTTTTCAAAATGACTGCATATAGCCACGCAGACCGCGTGAAACGGAAATCTTTCCTTAGTCATTCGAGAATTCAGAACCTTATTTGCAAGGGAGATGATCTTTTTGATATGCTCCCGGAAGAATACACCTTCCATGagttgattaaaaaaatggGGTCGATACCGCGTTCGGCTTCTGCTGTTCATCTTCCTGCTTACTTGATAAAAAATGCAGAAAAATTTAAG contains:
- the LOC101501638 gene encoding uncharacterized protein isoform X1, with amino-acid sequence MTLRPRLTSRRKFPKFFCILLLLLVPIFVIGIFIHRQKVSYFFRPLWDNPPAPFTSIPHYYAENVSMDHLCHLHGWSLRSQPRKIFDAIIFSNELDLLDIRWHELYPYVSKFVILESNTTFTGIPKPLFFAINQERFAFAKQKVVHDLYPGRVAVQGSYEDPFVLESKQRGAMNTLLRRAGISNGDILLMSDTDEIPSPHTLKLLQWCDGIPPIMHLELRNYMYSFEFPVDYSSWRATAHVYDPRTLYRHSRLTDLIFSDAGWHCSFCFRYISEFVFKMTAYSHADRVKRKSFLSHSRIQNLICKGDDLFDMLPEEYTFHELIKKMGSIPRSASAVHLPAYLIKNAEKFKFLLPGGCIRTPE
- the LOC101501638 gene encoding uncharacterized protein isoform X2, giving the protein MELHLGLALSTNFKSRAHNANTNKTHFPNFNHVFHHKNKRTFSQIMDHAQEEEEEEETSSTTTLSLLPLTPGHSDDHHRQYYNQSSTTTITKSDEDDEESLVGRPPVNDGRKKLRYSENDIIDDEVGDNIVEDRVVSIHVQRNYVKVKMEGVVIARKIDLNMHHSFHTLNQTLMDMFHKCTSNDEQLNNYELVYQDKEGDWLLAQDVSWRSFIQCAQRLKLLKRIFIHRQKVSYFFRPLWDNPPAPFTSIPHYYAENVSMDHLCHLHGWSLRSQPRKIFDAIIFSNELDLLDIRWHELYPYVSKFVILESNTTFTGIPKPLFFAINQERFAFAKQKVVHDLYPGRVAVQGSYEDPFVLESKQRGAMNTLLRRAGISNGDILLMSDTDEIPSPHTLKLLQWCDGIPPIMHLELRNYMYSFEFPVDYSSWRATAHVYDPRTLYRHSRLTDLIFSDAGWHCSFCFRYISEFVFKMTAYSHADRVKRKSFLSHSRIQNLICKGDDLFDMLPEEYTFHELIKKMGSIPRSASAVHLPAYLIKNAEKFKFLLPGGCIRTPE